The following coding sequences lie in one Montipora foliosa isolate CH-2021 chromosome 11, ASM3666993v2, whole genome shotgun sequence genomic window:
- the LOC137977628 gene encoding collagen triple helix repeat-containing protein 1-like, which translates to MMTKHCMITPLTTTMCALMLLVPALCSANGKSSTNNNSTPQQTSPNGFCADAAYFCAPGIPGIPGSPGSAGSVGAAGSPGSHGPEGPMGPRGIKGEEGARGRPGLPGSKGPQGASGKAGPRGSKGEAGSEGPPGPAGPKGAVGSFVRNWKQCVFKNLADGRDNGLIKECVFNKTSANTGLRVFFNGALRIYNCHACCKRWYFTFNGAECSNPAAIDGVVYMNQGNGGRKDLHRVRQIEGVCEKVLQGTVRVGFWVGNCAGYGAADAYTGWNSVSRIYVEELPPPQA; encoded by the exons ATGATGACGAAACATTGCATGATCACACCGCTGACCACAACAATGTGTGCACTGATGCTACTTGTGCCCGCTCTGTGTTCTGCGAATGGAAAGAGCAGCACCAATAACAAT AGCACTCCTCAACAGACGTCGCCAAATGGATTCTGTGCTGACGCTGCCTATTTCTGCGCACCGGGAATCCCAGGTATCCCAGGAAGCCCTGGTTCCGCGGGATCAGTAGGAGCTGCGGGATCACCTGGCAGTCATGGACCTGAAGGACCTATGGGCCCACGAGGGATCAAAGGCGAAGAAGGTGCTCGAGGGCGTCCAGGCCTACCAGGGTCCAAGGGGCCTCAGGGAGCATCTGGAAAAGCAGGCCCACGAGGAAGCAAAGGTGAAGCAGGAAGCGAAGGTCCTCCTGGTCCCGCAGGTCCCAAAGGAGCTGTAGGATCTTTCGTGCGTAACTGGAAACAGTGCGTTTTTAAGAACCTGGCTGATGGCAGGGATAATGGCTTAATAAAG GAATGTGTTTTCAACAAGACATCTGCAAACACTGGACTCCGAGTCTTCTTCAATGGAGCTCTTCGAATCTACAATTGCCATGCTTGCTGCAAACGATGGTATTTCACTTTCAATGGCGCAGAGTGCTCAAATCCAGCAGCCATTGATGGAGTCGTGTACATGAATCAAGGGAATGGAGGCAGGAAGGATTTGCACCGTGTACGGCAAATAGAAGGGGTCTGTGAAAAAGTCCTCCAGGGCACTGTGCGAGTGGGATTCTGGGTCGGTAATTGTGCTGGTTATGGAGCCGCTGATGCGTACACAGGCTGGAATTCGGTGTCCAGGATTTATGTGGAAGAATTACCTCCCCCACAGGCGTAA
- the LOC137977636 gene encoding collagen triple helix repeat-containing protein 1-like — protein sequence MITPLTTKMCALMLIVPALCSANGKSSRNNKGTPQQTSPYGSCAQAACFCAPGIPGIPRSPGSAGSVGAAGSPGNHGPEGPMGPRGIKGEEGVRGQPGSKRSHGAPGKAGPPGNKGEAGSQGPPGAPGPKGAEASFVRNWKQCVFKNLNDGRDNGLLKECVFNKTSTNTGLRVFWNGDFRIFNCHDCCKRWYFTFNGAECSNPAAIDGVVYMLEGNGGKKDLHRVRQIEGVCENVHQGTVRVGFWVGNCAGYGAADAYTGWNSVYRIYVEELPPPQA from the exons ATGATTACACCGCTGACCACAAAAATGTGTGCACTGATGCTAATTGTGCCCGCTCTGTGTTCTGCGAATGGAAAGAGCAGCAGAAACAACAAG GGGACTCCTCAACAGACGTCACCGTATGGATCCTGTGCTCAAGCTGCCTGTTTCTGCGCACCGGGAATCCCAGGTATCCCGAGAAGCCCTGGTTCCGCGGGATCAGTAGGAGCTGCGGGATCACCTGGCAATCATGGACCTGAGGGACCTATGGGGCCACGAGGGATCAAAGGCGAAGAAGGTGTTCGAGGACAACCGGGTTCTAAACGGTCTCATGGAGCACCTGGTAAAGCAGGCCCACCCGGAAACAAAGGTGAAGCAGGAAGCCAAGGTCCTCCTGGTGCCCCAGGTCCCAAAGGAGCTGAGGCGTCTTTCGTGCGTAACTGGAAGCAGTGCGTTTTTAAGAACCTGAATGATGGCAGGGATAATGGCTTGCTCAAG GAATGTGTTTTCAACAAGACATCTACCAACACTGGGCTCCGCGTTTTCTGGAATGGAGACTTTCGAATCTTTAATTGCCATGATTGCTGCAAACGATGGTATTTCACTTTCAACGGCGCAGAGTGCTCGAATCCAGCAGCCATTGATGGAGTCGTGTACATGCTAGAGGGGAATGGAGGCAAGAAGGATTTGCACCGCGTGCGGCAAATAGAAGGAGTCTGTGAAAACGTCCACCAGGGCACTGTGCGAGTGGGATTCTGGGTCGGTAATTGTGCTGGTTATGGAGCCGCTGATGCGTACACAGGCTGGAATTCAGTGTACAGGATTTATGTGGAAGAATTACCTCCCCCACAGGCGTAA
- the LOC137977374 gene encoding collagen triple helix repeat-containing protein 1-like: MLGRECVFNKTSGNTGLRVFFTKVLRIHNCHTCCKRWYFTFSDEECTTPAPIDGVVYMVHGNGANKNFLRVRQIEGICEKVHQGIVRVGLWVGNWAGYGNADAATGWNSVSRIYVEEIPRPRCKVDLFGILAQLRVQSNRWLKTDKSRTF; encoded by the exons ATGCTTGGAAGG GAATGCGTTTTCAACAAGACCTCTGGCAATACTGGGCTCCGAGTCTTCTTCACCAAAGTTCTTCGAATCCATAATTGTCATACTTGCTGCAAACGATGGTATTTCACTTTCAGCGACGAGGAGTGCACAACTCCAGCACCCATTGATGGAGTGGTGTACATGGTGCACGGGAATGGAGCCAACAAGAATTTCCTCCGTGTGCGGCAAATAGAAGGAATCTGTGAAAAAGTTCACCAGGGCATTGTGCGCGTAGGATTGTGGGTCGGTAATTGGGCTGGTTATGGAAACGCCGATGCGGCCACAGGCTGGAATTCAGTGTCCAGGATTTATGTGGAAGAAATACCTCGCCCAAGGTGTAAAGTGGACCTTTTTGGTATTCTTGCTCAGTTAAGGGTACAAAGTAATCGCTGGCTGAAGACCGACAAATCACGCACTTTTTAA